A single genomic interval of Oceanithermus profundus DSM 14977 harbors:
- a CDS encoding purine-nucleoside phosphorylase yields MSPLHVRAKTGEVAPFVLLPGDPGRAEYIAETFLEDVTTYNTYRSLLGFTGTYKGLPVSVQTTGMGCPSASIVAEELVQLGARVLVRVGTSGAVDPALSAADLLVVQGAVPLDGTTRQYLENRPYAPIPSWPVLKALERAAAASGEPYHVGLVATEDAFYATNPENARAWHRYGVMAFEMEAAALFLVAKMRGVHAGALLTVSNQIGDTEFVEESLLRRGVHRMIETALEGLVLLEGEV; encoded by the coding sequence ATGAGCCCACTGCACGTTCGCGCCAAGACCGGCGAGGTCGCCCCCTTCGTCCTCCTGCCCGGAGATCCCGGCCGGGCCGAGTACATCGCCGAGACCTTCCTGGAAGACGTCACCACCTACAACACCTACCGATCGCTGCTCGGCTTCACCGGCACCTACAAGGGGCTGCCGGTCAGCGTGCAGACCACCGGCATGGGCTGCCCCTCGGCTTCGATCGTGGCCGAGGAGCTCGTGCAGCTGGGCGCCCGCGTCCTCGTGCGGGTCGGCACCAGCGGCGCGGTGGACCCCGCATTGTCGGCGGCCGACCTGCTCGTCGTCCAGGGGGCGGTGCCGCTCGACGGCACCACCCGCCAGTACCTGGAGAACCGTCCCTACGCGCCGATCCCCAGCTGGCCGGTTTTGAAGGCGCTGGAGCGGGCGGCGGCCGCCTCGGGCGAGCCCTACCACGTGGGGCTCGTCGCCACCGAGGACGCCTTCTACGCCACCAACCCCGAGAACGCGCGCGCCTGGCACCGCTACGGCGTCATGGCCTTCGAGATGGAGGCCGCGGCCCTCTTCCTCGTCGCCAAGATGCGCGGCGTCCACGCCGGGGCGCTGCTGACGGTCTCGAACCAGATCGGCGACACCGAGTTCGTCGAGGAGAGCCTGCTGCGGCGGGGCGTGCACCGCATGATCGAAACCGCCCTGGAGGGGCTCGTCCTTCTGGAAGGAGAGGTGTAG
- a CDS encoding 2-phosphosulfolactate phosphatase: protein MPRRLSAVLSPAEALPPVATALVVDVIRATTTAAFLLAAGARELVLTAEVAQARAEARRRGALLAGERGGLPPEGFDLGNSPREADPERVRGRAVVMTTTNGTRAALRAAGAAQRVGLAALVNAGAAVRWAAAREGDLVLVAAGREGRAALDDAYVLGALVAGFRVLEPGVRLDDGARLAQALFLAHPEPRPLLAASAAAEALAAVGLAADVEACARIDALALVPELAAREGAALRFRPVYPKGV from the coding sequence ATGCCGCGCAGGCTTAGCGCCGTCCTCTCGCCGGCCGAGGCGCTGCCGCCGGTGGCGACGGCGCTGGTGGTGGACGTGATCCGGGCGACCACGACCGCGGCCTTCCTGCTGGCCGCGGGGGCGCGCGAACTCGTGCTTACCGCGGAGGTCGCGCAGGCCCGGGCCGAGGCCCGCCGGCGCGGCGCGCTCCTCGCCGGCGAACGCGGCGGCCTGCCCCCCGAAGGCTTCGACCTTGGCAACAGCCCGCGCGAGGCCGACCCCGAGCGGGTGCGCGGCCGTGCGGTGGTGATGACGACGACGAACGGCACCCGGGCGGCGCTGCGCGCGGCCGGAGCCGCACAGCGGGTGGGGCTCGCGGCCCTGGTCAACGCCGGGGCGGCGGTGCGCTGGGCCGCCGCCCGGGAAGGCGACCTGGTCCTGGTGGCGGCGGGGCGTGAGGGGCGGGCGGCGCTTGACGACGCCTACGTCCTGGGGGCGCTGGTGGCGGGCTTCCGCGTCCTCGAGCCCGGGGTCCGGCTCGACGACGGGGCCAGGCTGGCGCAGGCCCTCTTCCTGGCCCACCCCGAGCCGCGCCCCTTGCTGGCCGCCAGCGCCGCCGCCGAGGCGCTGGCGGCGGTCGGCCTCGCCGCCGATGTGGAGGCCTGCGCCCGCATCGACGCGCTCGCGCTGGTGCCCGAGCTCGCCGCCCGCGAGGGCGCGGCGCTGCGTTTCCGGCCCGTGTATCCTAAGGGCGTATGA
- a CDS encoding Crp/Fnr family transcriptional regulator — protein sequence MKLDVSDIISRSPLFEGVPPEGYEIAEQAFRTIALRPRQTVFEAGDPGHALYLIRSGKVKISHRNLDGREKVLAYLNPGEIFGEMSLVDDEPRSATATAVEDTVIHALYLEEYWGLVRRFPQVAHNLARIIARRLREMNHEVEVLTFEEARGKVAYALLKLYRHRYGEETPRGRSMPLTHRELADLAGTSRETATRVLGQFQELGLVAFESRLIEVRDPAGLENVLYDL from the coding sequence CATCAGCCGCTCCCCGTTGTTCGAGGGCGTTCCTCCCGAAGGCTACGAGATCGCCGAGCAGGCCTTCCGCACGATCGCGCTGCGCCCCCGGCAGACCGTCTTCGAGGCCGGGGACCCCGGGCACGCGCTCTACCTGATCCGCTCCGGCAAGGTTAAGATCTCGCACCGCAACCTGGACGGCCGCGAGAAGGTGCTCGCCTACCTGAACCCCGGCGAGATCTTCGGCGAGATGAGCCTGGTGGACGACGAGCCCCGTTCGGCCACGGCCACGGCCGTCGAGGACACGGTCATCCACGCCCTCTACCTGGAGGAGTACTGGGGGCTGGTGCGGCGCTTCCCGCAGGTGGCCCACAACCTGGCGCGCATCATCGCCCGCCGCCTGCGCGAGATGAACCACGAGGTCGAGGTGCTCACCTTCGAAGAGGCGCGAGGCAAGGTGGCTTACGCCCTGCTCAAGCTCTACCGCCACCGCTACGGCGAGGAGACCCCGCGCGGGCGCAGCATGCCGCTCACCCACCGCGAGCTCGCCGACCTGGCGGGCACCAGCCGCGAGACGGCCACCCGCGTCCTCGGGCAGTTTCAGGAGCTCGGCCTCGTCGCCTTCGAGTCGCGCCTGATCGAGGTGCGGGATCCGGCAGGCCTCGAGAACGTGCTGTACGATTTGTAG
- a CDS encoding enoyl-CoA hydratase/isomerase family protein, producing MAHEHDHSHEEVPAFALEVPEFEFLRYEVAEGIAWVTFTRPKALNALAADVLREIAEVTEVIAEDPEVKVAVFTGEGKAFVAGADISEINALKDVFIGREFALAGQEVMNHIAALPVPTIAAINGYALGGGLELALACDLRVAAKKAKLGLPEVGLGLIPGFGGTQRLPRLVGVGRAFDLILTGRHVPAEEALALGLVNRVADDAAAAARELAQQIMKNSPVALALAKEAVARGADVPLPEALEIEADLFGMTVTTHDMREGTAAFLEKRAPEFKGE from the coding sequence ATGGCTCACGAACACGACCATTCGCACGAAGAGGTACCCGCGTTCGCGCTGGAAGTGCCCGAGTTCGAGTTCCTGCGCTACGAGGTCGCGGAGGGGATCGCCTGGGTGACCTTCACCCGACCCAAAGCGCTCAACGCCCTGGCGGCGGACGTGCTGCGCGAGATCGCCGAAGTGACCGAGGTCATCGCCGAGGACCCCGAGGTCAAGGTGGCCGTCTTCACCGGCGAGGGCAAGGCCTTCGTGGCGGGGGCCGACATCAGCGAGATCAACGCCCTCAAGGACGTCTTTATCGGCCGCGAGTTCGCCCTGGCGGGTCAGGAGGTCATGAACCACATCGCCGCGCTGCCGGTGCCTACGATCGCTGCGATCAACGGCTACGCGCTCGGCGGTGGGCTCGAGCTGGCGCTGGCCTGCGACCTGCGCGTGGCCGCGAAGAAGGCCAAACTGGGCCTGCCCGAAGTGGGCCTGGGCCTCATCCCCGGATTCGGCGGCACCCAGCGGCTGCCGCGGCTCGTGGGCGTGGGCCGCGCCTTCGACCTCATCCTCACCGGTCGCCACGTCCCCGCGGAGGAGGCGCTCGCGCTCGGCCTGGTCAACCGCGTGGCCGACGACGCGGCGGCCGCGGCCCGCGAGCTGGCGCAGCAGATCATGAAGAACAGCCCGGTGGCGCTGGCGCTGGCCAAGGAAGCGGTGGCGCGCGGGGCCGACGTGCCCCTCCCCGAGGCGCTCGAGATCGAGGCCGACCTCTTCGGCATGACCGTGACCACCCACGACATGCGCGAGGGCACCGCGGCCTTCCTGGAAAAACGGGCGCCCGAGTTCAAGGGCGAGTAG
- the rpe gene encoding ribulose-phosphate 3-epimerase: MPLIAPSILSADFARLADQVRAAEAAGADWIHVDVMDGRFVPNITMGFVVVEALRPVTRLPLDVHLMIVEPERYVERFVAAGADVVTVHVEATAHVHRTLQLIRSAGARAGLAVNPATPLDWFEDVLGELDLALLMSVNPGFGGQRFIPRSLERLERLAALRDRVNPEARIEVDGGVGPGNAAELVRRGADVLVAGSAVFGGDGTVAENLSALRDAAQA, translated from the coding sequence ATGCCCCTTATCGCACCTTCCATCCTATCCGCCGACTTCGCCCGTCTGGCCGACCAGGTTCGCGCGGCCGAGGCGGCCGGCGCCGACTGGATCCACGTCGACGTGATGGACGGGCGCTTCGTGCCCAACATCACAATGGGCTTCGTCGTCGTCGAAGCGTTGCGCCCGGTCACCCGCCTGCCCCTGGACGTCCACCTGATGATCGTGGAGCCCGAGCGCTACGTCGAGCGCTTCGTCGCCGCCGGCGCCGACGTGGTGACCGTCCACGTCGAGGCGACGGCGCACGTCCACCGGACGCTGCAGCTGATTCGTTCCGCGGGCGCCCGGGCGGGGCTGGCCGTGAACCCCGCCACGCCCCTCGACTGGTTCGAGGACGTGCTGGGCGAGCTCGACCTGGCGCTTCTGATGAGCGTCAACCCCGGCTTCGGGGGGCAGAGGTTCATCCCCCGCAGCCTCGAGCGGCTCGAGCGGCTGGCCGCGCTGCGCGACCGCGTCAACCCCGAAGCGCGCATCGAGGTGGACGGCGGGGTCGGCCCCGGCAACGCCGCCGAGTTGGTGCGGCGGGGGGCCGACGTGCTGGTCGCGGGTTCGGCCGTCTTCGGCGGCGACGGCACGGTCGCCGAAAACCTGAGCGCGCTCCGCGATGCCGCGCAGGCTTAG